The following is a genomic window from Saccopteryx bilineata isolate mSacBil1 chromosome 4, mSacBil1_pri_phased_curated, whole genome shotgun sequence.
ttagtataatgttctcgaagtccatccgtgttgtcataaatgatactatatcaTTTCTTAAGgccaaatagtatttcattgtatatataaatatgtaccacatcttctttgttcattcctctatcaagggacagtTTGGTTGTTTCAGAGCCCGGGTCTTAAATCCATGTAGAACCAGGTGTGAATTCTGTGCTGGTCGGGACTCCTGGGTTGCGCATGAGAGAAAGCCAGCAGGAACTGCAGCACCCCGAGCAAAGGGGAATGTATTGGCCTCCTGCGGTCAAATCCCTGGCCCCGGGGATGCCTGGAGCCAGGAATGTGAACACTCTCGggccttctttttttcctgacgCTTTCAACAGGGCTGCTTCATTCTCACTGGCCTGTCTCTTGAAGCTGAAGCCTTGGCCACAGGCAATTCTCGGTTTGCATCTTAGCTCCTCCAGCACCAGAAAGGAAGAAGCACGTTCCATGAACTGTAGTTAGAAAAGTCCTACTTGGTCCGGCCTTTGTTACGGGCCCTCCCAATGGCTAAGGAAACGTCACCTCTTAGCAGAAGAAGCAGGGAGTAGGAAATAGACTGACCAGAGGAATAGACACTCCACCGCCTTACCACAGCAGGGTGACCTTTACCTGTAAgcttcagtctcctcatctataaaacacgAGAGTAAAAGCCCTGCTTCCTGGTATTGCTGTGAAGATAAGAGACGGTGCAGGTGACACTCGTAGCGTAGCACAGACTCCACCAGTGGTGGGGGCTCTGCATAGAGGGGACAGGAAGACTTAGCTACTCTGGGAAAGGCCCACTCCACCTGTCTTTCCTGCAACCAGAGGCTGATGAGATCCCAGAAGCTTGCCTTCCCAGTCTCACGGTGCTCCACAGCCCTGTGTGCGCCATTCTTAGACTCGGCTGAAAAGGATCCTGGACGGTCATGGAGGCAATGGCAGCCTTGGCAGGAAGGCTTCTGTGGCGCCTTTAAGCGAACGTTTGTCACTAAGAAGCATGAGTGACCAATAACAGATTGTTTCCAATCAGCCATTTAATCACTGAGCCTAAACCAGGTACTGAACTGAAAACTCTGGAAAATACAAATCCGCGTCACAATTTCTGTCCTTGGCAGAAATGGGACAATAAAACTCATGCCTCAGTCATCTTAGAGAGTGGCTGCTTGTCACTGGAGTTGGCAGGGATGCTTTGAAGAGGATCGGGACTCTGATGGGGAGGTGGGTGATGAGAGACACCTCATGGTCACTCCTCTTCTTGAGGGTCAAGAGGAACACATCACATGACTCCCTGTGATGTCATGGCTACGCTGGGTGTCAGAGATCATGCACTCCTTGTAGTGGGACTGGTGGAGCTTTGGAGAAAGCTTCATCAGGGAAGCCTTTCTGGAGGAGGTGGCACATGCACTGGTCCTTGTACTTGAGCTCACAACTGCTTTGCAAGAGGGACAGGCACCCAAAGATGTATTGTCAGATGGTGCTCCACTTCCTGCAGTGGCTCTCACATCAGCTTGTCCCTACTGGCTTCCTTCTTCATTTTCACTATGAACTGGTGAGAAGAGGGATACCAGCAGCCCTACACATACCTTCTCATAGTTCAGGAACCAAAGGGAGGGAGGCCCTGTTCTTCCCACTCTACAGTTTGTGAGGCAAATTTCACTACAGGGCTCTCACTGATCCAGCTCAAGTCACATACCCATCCCACAGACCAATCATTGTGGACACAATGATGGGACAGAGGTTAAAATTATAAACTCTGAAGCCTAAGCATTTAGGTTCACATATTCAGCAACATAACTGGATAAGTTACTTAACATGTTGGGCCTCCACTTTTTTCACTTGTAAAATAGGGGTAATACTCTAATTTCAAAGGATTTCTGTGAAGACTAAAACAGTTGAATGAGTAATACATGTAAGCAGCTATAATAGTGTCTGGAATatggtaagtgttcaataaagGTTAGCTCTATCATCCGTCATGTTCATGTTATTCAGCTGCATTTGCATCCTGTGCCCCATTTCCTCACCATTCTGTAGGTGAGAAACCCCGACAGTTATGCATTTGGCAGCCTCCTTCCTGAATCACAGAGAAGTCAAGTCGGGGCAGCCCAAGTTCACTCCCAGAATACCTTCCCCTTGGCCGCAGGCCCAGACCCCAGTCTTTCCTGAAAAATCCTTTTCCTAGAACTTCATTATGTGTTTCCTTCTGCCCCCAAGTCGCCAGCCCTTTCTGTGGCTCACTGGTGGGGGCGGGGAAAGTTCTGACCCCTCCTGTCTGGTTCCTTGGCAGGCACACCTCCATCAAGGCTGATGAGGCTGCCGGCACAGCGCCCTTCCACCTCGACCTCTGGTTCTACTTCACCCTGCAGAACTGGATTCTGGACTTCGGCCGCCCCATTGCCATGGTGAGTGTGAAGCTGTAGAAAGAGCTCCAGCCAGCAGTGAGGAGATTTAGTGTGATCTGAATTAGCTGAgtgaccttagacaagtcacTTCTCCTACTGGTAAACTGCAAGAATAGGCCCAGCCCTAGGTGATTTCCTGTCCTTTGACTCTGTGGCTGTGACCAGTAAGGCAACTGCCagcaaggtgggggaggggtttgggAGCCCGAACAATCATATCGTACCTGACTCCTGTATTGGAACTGGTGGCTCCGGGCGGTCATCCTGTGCAACCCCCATATCTGGCCTACAGATTCCCAAGCTAGAGGAGTAGGAGAAAGAAAGTGATACATCCCCAGTGGCCATCCCTACAGCCTTGGAATAGTATTCTCCTGGAGGTGAACAATATAGGctgattttacattttatatatggtTCTAAGCCTCGGGTAATTTTTGTGCCATCTGGTGAAACCATCTCCTTCCCTCCAAGGCTACTTCATGCATCAGTGTACGGTGGCAGCCGCCACAGAGAAGATTAATACTGGAAGAGCACCAAAACCCCTCACTTGtaacagacagatagataggtaatggaatgtgaaaaaaaaacacctgggtGAGGTACCACCATGGACCAAGAAGTTAATTTTTTGTATGGAGGTGGTAAAAATAACAATAGCCACCACTGAAACTGATACCTTGTACATACTAGTGATTATGCAAACTAGCAAAGCCCTTCTGGAAAGCAGTTTGTCAAGGTGATAACTAGTACCTAGAATAGTGCCTACCTAGCATGAGAAGtgctcaatacatttttaatgaatgaataataataacagtaaggTAGAAATAGCACCTAACATGCATTAAGTGCTTGCTCTGTTCTAAGTTCTTTATGTGGTTAAACTTATTTAGTTCTCACAGCAACACTATTATTAATCTTaactttatagatgagaagactTGAGGAGAGCAGGTAACTGGCTCAAGCTTACCCAACTAGCATGTGGAGGGTCCAGTATCTGCGCCCAAGCACCCTGGCCCCAGAGCCTACTCCCTCCCCATCATGTATATCTACAGAACCCTGATAGGGTCAACCTTCTGACCCAGTAAGAACCCTTTCAAGAATCTGTGCTGAAAATGCAATCAGCCAGAGACAACACCCTCTCTACCCAaagatgttcattgcagcactgctTAGAATAGCCAAAACTTGATTTTAGTGTCCAGCAGTAGGGACTGGGTCAATCAACTTCGCTCTATCCAGTATAGAGAATGTTACCTGGCCAGTAAGCAGGAATTATGGATACTATAGAGCAACTTGGAATGTTTAAGGAGAAAAGAGGCGCCTAAGTGGCATGCATACCGACTGGTTACCAGTCAGTTACGATCCTAACCATCTTGTATACGTGGCTCCAAGACGAAGGGGATGAAGGAAAGCTTTCCTGGCAGTGCATCAGGGAGGAGTTATGGCGGATGTTGGTTCTCCTTTCTGCAGATACGTTTTTTTAATGTTGGAGAAAGATAAAGGACTGAGCCAGGAGTCAGGACACCTGGTCAGGTTTTGGGTGACCGTGGGCAGTTCTCTGAGATTTGGGTCTCTCATCTGTAAGAACACTGGCAAACTAGCTGCTCTAAGCCCCCTTCCAACATAAAGGCCTCACATGTTAGACACAAAGGAGCTGCCCATCAGACTGGTGCTCTGGAGAAGGGAGAGCTGAGGCCTGGAGCAGGCTCGTTGCTCTCCTCACTCACGGGGACTCGGTCTCATCCTGCCCAGAGTTTCTGTGGTCGTTCTAACCCCAAGGGGGCCGGTGGGGAGAATATGCATTTGAAAGGTCATGTATACACTGGAGTTTTCCAAATGTATCTATGCTAGTCCCAAGCTTCTAATAACCACAGAATAAAAACTTTTTACCAGTTATAAAAGTAATGTGTAATAGTTGTAACAAGTCGATTCATGCCCAGGTGTATAAAAAGTGAGACTCTCCCTTTCCAGTCCCATCACTGCCAGTTTGGGACACATCCTTCCACTCCTTTCTCCGCTTGAACAGACATACATACACATAGTTTTTCTTCTCCTAACCAGAATGAGAGTTTACTTTATACCTTATTCTACAATATACCTGTTTTACTTTATCATGGAGATCTCTCCATGTCAGCACATATAAAATGTCATTTCTGTTCATGGCTACTGAACCTTCTATAGTAAATATGTTCTCTAATATAGTCAACTAGTTATGTTTGGTTGAAGAGTTGGCCTATTTCTGGTATTTTGCTATCACAAAGAGTACTTCTGTCATCGTATATAGCTTGCTATAGATACAGATGTAGAGATAAACACACAAGTAAGAAAGAGATTGAGATTTCTGTGTCCTGGGAGTTGTGTTTCTgcagattaattttatttaatgtggcatttttaaatgaaaagaatttaaatttttattgaaatttctgGTCATTCCATATGTTCTCAATCAATAGATACTGGAAGTGTAGTTTGGCAGTATGTGTGTCGAATAAGGGATTTCCCACTGACTCCCACAGGGCCAGGACTCCCTGGGGTGACCAGTAAGAACTGTCTCTGGCCTGTCTTCCCCCTCAGGGAAGGCAGGAAAGGAAGAACTGAGGCTGCTGTGGAGAACtcacttcttttctcctttgtttcctaATGTATACCCTTGACCTGATTTGGAAGCTCAGTGGATCGGCCATTTTCCCACAGCGGGGCCTAGTGGCCAGAAGAGCTTGTCGTCTTGATAGGACCTAGAGTGCCAGATCCCTAAGCGTCCGTGTAGACCACCTGGGCCACATTTCTTgtgttacagatggggaaaccttAGCAAGGGGAAGGATTTGCCCAGGGTCACCAAGAAAGTTGGTGGCACCACTGAATCCCATCTACCAGGCCAGTATCTAgggacacccccccacacacacactgtgcagCCCACTTCAGTGCCAGCAGCCtatgggcagaggccaggcaatGGTTCAGAGCCACAGTTTGCTCTGGCATGGGGCACTATGAGCGACCCAGGGGGACGGACCCAGGGACTCTTATTTAGTACCCACTGGCAGAGGGGCACAGGGTAAGGCCTGGATTTGCATCTACAGTATGCCTGGGGACAAGTCCATTTAccttctctgtgactcagtttctcaGTCAGGAAATATCTTTGCCCTGGGGCTGCCAAGAGGACCCCAGAGATCACAGAAAGAATTAAGAGTATGTGAAGGAGGTGGGGCTGACTCCCTGAGGGCCTCATGGGGCTACGCCTGGTGAACATTATTCCTCCTCTTGCCTCCCAGCTGGTGTTCCCTCTGGAATGGTTTCCACTCAACAAGCCCAGCGTGGGGGACTACTTCCACATGGCCTACAACATCATTACACCCTTTCTCCTGCTCAAGGTATAGTCCCCGGCTACCTGCCGCCCCTTCCCACTCTCACTGGCACCTCCAGCCAGCAGGGAGCTGGTGCCAACACTGGGAGGGCCCTGAATCTGGCTTCCCATGCCTGAGTCTGGAAGatgaagatggtgatggagagacACTTAGGGCCTGGGAGCCCCGGGGCAGGCAGAGCTGCCTCTGgctgggagggatggagaaggccTCCCCGAGGAAAGGTATTTGATTTGGAAGTCAGCCTGCTGCGCCCAGGGGTGAAGTAGGAGAGGCATTCAGGCAGAAGGACCTGAAGACAAGGCCGTGCTTGGGAAACCATAATACATTTTGCAAGGCTGAGGCAGAAGTGGCTGGGTTGCCCTGGAAGAGGTCAGAGACCAGTAAGGGCCAGGTGACAGGAATGACAGCAATGGAGGGTGAACGCTCTCCTTTGGCCTGGAGATCCCAGACTTTGAGATGTCACTGGGAGCACAGAGCTAGCCAGGGCTGCTGGCTTTGTTCTTTGACGCATAAAGGCTCTTAAAACAATTATCACCATCTACTATTCCCCATCGTTTTGGTTTTAGAAAGATAATTCAAATCTCCAGAAGTCAGAAATGTTTAATTGCAGAATTCAGAGGAGTCCtcagttaaataatttaatttcagaAGCACCTGCCCCCATCCCTGTCATTTTCTTTGTGTCTGCTATGGACCAACTGCTCAGAAATGAGAAGGTCTCTTAAAGAGGCCAGCCCAGCCACCCAGCGGCACAACTGGGACGGTGGGAAGGCTAACCTGGTGCTGAAGGCCTGGCTGTCACCACCCGTTTGTGgctgtgtgtgaccttgggcaatgaGCCGGcccctctgtttcctctctggGGAAAGGAGGTGCTGTTCCCTCGATCCTGCTGGGTTCACAGGGATCACATGAGAGTCTGGAGGCAGGGCTGGACCACTGAAAGGACCCACCAATTTGTGAGCGACTTTCCAGCTGGTGGCACCCATCCCACACCAGGTGCGAGGGTGGGATGCAGAGAGGCCGGGTCTTACTGTTGGGCCTCCCTCTGACCTCAGCTCATCGAGCGATCGCCCCGCACCTTGCCACGCTCCATGATCTACATCagcatcatcaccttcatcatggGTGCCAGCATCCACCTGGTGGGTGACTCCGTGAACCACCGCCTGCTCTTCAGTGGCTACCAGCACCACCTGTCAGTCCGGGAGAACCCCATCATCAAGaatctcaagccagagaccctggtgAGGCCACCTTCCCCACAGCTTGTAAACCCTGTGGGCACAGTCTGTTCTGGAGGCCAGAGATGTCCCAGCCCAGCACTGTGCGCAGCCTTCTGCTGAAGGCAGTCTGCTATACAGGAGGCTGTGGCCAAGCAAACCGTGTGTTACTGGAAAATGCATGTTGGCTTCCACCTGGGACCCGTCCCACTGGAAGGCAGGGAGTCAGGACAGTTTCAGGGAGGCCTGGGCAGGGTAGGTGACCAGAGGGCTGTGTACCCTCCCTGAAGCACCTCCCACTAACCCTGTTGCCCCTGTGCCCTCAGATCGACTCCTTCGAGCTGCTTTACTACTATGACGAGTACTTGGGCCACTCCATGTGGTGAGTAAGGGGCTGGTACTGTCTACCCAGGGGCCctcgcctccccacccccaccagctcTGCCACCAGTCTCAGGGACATTGGACAAGACTCTTTGGGCTTCAGTACTCCAGGTGTCGAGCATGGCGGCTGGAATAGGTTCTCTTTTACTGCGGGGGCGCGGTGAGCTCTGCTCTGGGGAGACGCCAGGGCCCTGGCTTCCCTCCGCCTTCGGGTCGGCGGTGGCGGCGGTGGCCACTAGAGGGCAGCAAGCGGCCGTCCCGCCCTCGCCCAGCCGGGAGCCTGCAGCAGATTGGGGAGGAAAAGGCCTTCACGCTGATAAAACATCGCCATCCCGCCCCTGCCCGGTcgctcagtgggtaaagcgttaACCCGCGAGGGGTCAGACCCCGGTCAGgtcacgtaggagaagcaatcaaggagtacacagctaaatggaactaagtggaacaacgaattgatgcttttcatcaatggaaaaattaaaaaaaaaaagaagcacccccaccccaaatgGGGATATGGCGATGAGGACCCCTACCACATCAGGCCGTGGCCTTTGGGGATAGAGCAAGGGGAGAAGCTGAGGAGGGCCAGCTAGACCAGGTGAGAGGTGCTGTTTGTGCTCAGAACTCTCAGGAGAGTTCCCGACCCCTTTACCCCACACAAAAGTGGGCTCAGCCATGGGAGATTCAGGGCCCAAGCTGGAGTAGTCATCTGTTCTGACTCACCTCCCATTCCCGCCTCCCCGTGCACGTTCTGTGCACGCGTGCgagcacacacacactacacgGGATGAACAGGCCAGTGCAAGGTTTGAGTGTGGATTGAGCTGGTTCAGAGCCAGCCCTGGACCTGGGAGACCTCACCCTGGGTAAGGTGAGCTCTCATGTCACACAGGCCCTACACTGTGTTCCCACGGTCTGTTTCAAAGCATGCATGCAAACGCTCCTCCTGGCTCACAGGGGCCTGGGCAGGCCTCTTGCCAGCTCTCCCTGACCTTCGCCAGAAGATCCTTCCCAGGGAAGAAGgttggagaaggggagagaagagaggagcagagaCCTGACATAGCAGAAGAGAATGTGGGAGTGTATGGGGGCCCCTGAGGGAGGAATGAGGCGGGCAGGTAAGGAGACAGGATGGGACGTGAGAGGAACAAAGCAGTGCGTGAGAAAAgcagcctgtgtgtgtggggggggggaggcagtgggCTGAGTGTGAGTGCAGGGGCTTCACAAAGCTTGGGGGCCCCCAGCAGGTGTTTACCTGGACGTCAGGCCTCTCTCCCCTCAGCCCTACTGCGTGCCCCGGTCCCCAGGCCAGTGGGGGGCTGGGCTAGGGAGGCTGCAGCCCCCTCCCACACACGTGGAGTACAGGTGGCCAGAGCAGTGTGGGAGGAATGCCCCACGCCCCACCAGCCTGTGGGCCTCTGATTTGCACGTGCCCAGAGAGGGGCCATCTTCCTGCTTCCTTCCTATCCCAGCCTGTCCCCCAGCACCCTCCGGCAGGGACTGAGTGCCTCCCCCAAGCCAGGAATTTCACAAACATGAAGTGACACTACATGGAATGTCGCAAGAACGCACTACAAGGGCCCTTGGGAAGAGGGCCTGGGGGAAGGCGGGTGGGGGTGCCGCTGGGCAGGCCTCTGAGGCACCGGCGTCCCTGTTGCAGGTACGTCCCCTTCTTCCTCATCCTCTTCATGTACTTCAGTGGCTGTTTCACTCCCACCGAAGCCGAGAGCTCAATGCCAGGGGCAGCCCTGTTCCTGGTGGTGCCCAGTGGACTGTACTACTGGTGAGTGGACATTAGACCTGAGAGGGGTCATTCAGTGAGCCAGGCAGTAAAAATGTGCTCTTGATTGCAGACTTCTCTGTGACCCCAACTGAGACCGACCCTCCCTATTAGAGCCCCTGCTTCCTCTTCTAGCGGGGACTGTGACAATGGCATGCGGTGGCCTGTCTGCTGCCAGGAAACTAGGCCCGAGTGTTCTCTCTCCACCCTTATGCCCCTCTATCCATGCCTCCCCTCCAAGAACCCCAGTGCTACCTTAAGGCCAATAGACTGCATCTCTAACACCAAGCCTTGTAGAGCCCTGTGGGTCTCAGCTTCCTTCCCTGTGAAATGGGGCAAATATCTGCTTGTCTCCCTGGCAGGAAATGGTGAGAatccagggagagagaaaggggctttataaactttaaagcACCATGGTGATGACAGAGGCAGATAAGGGGGTTCCAGGGCCCCAGAAGCTCCTGCCTGGTATCTTTTTCCCTCCAGCTCTCCTCTCattacagaggacccaggctccccCAGGGATTGCGGACATCACAGGAAGGACTGGTCCTTCTCTAATGCAAAACTTTCATCAAAATGGGAGGGGCCAGCTGCAGCCCACCTGAGGGTCTGTCCCGACTGGCTGAGAGGGTCCGCCACGGTGAAGCTGTATGCCCCCTGGGGACaggattaaaaaaatggaaatcaaCTACAGTAAGAGGGAAAGAGGTTAGACATGGGGATGAGCTTCCTGCTCAATTTGTAGCCATAGAATATCAGTACAGTGATAGCTACAGAAGTGGCAGCAATCATTTGTTGAACAATATGCTGTTCCAAGTGGGAGATGTACATAGCTCTTGTCAGTAA
Proteins encoded in this region:
- the CLN6 gene encoding ceroid-lipofuscinosis neuronal protein 6; the encoded protein is MEAAARRRQLPGAAGVQPGVSFLQARHTSIKADEAAGTAPFHLDLWFYFTLQNWILDFGRPIAMLVFPLEWFPLNKPSVGDYFHMAYNIITPFLLLKLIERSPRTLPRSMIYISIITFIMGASIHLVGDSVNHRLLFSGYQHHLSVRENPIIKNLKPETLIDSFELLYYYDEYLGHSMWYVPFFLILFMYFSGCFTPTEAESSMPGAALFLVVPSGLYYWYLVTEGQIFILFIFTFFAMLALVLHQKRKRLFLDSNGLFLFYSFALTLLLVALWVAWLWNDPVLRKKYPGVIYIPEPWAFYTLHISSRH